A window of the Dickeya dianthicola NCPPB 453 genome harbors these coding sequences:
- the menB gene encoding 1,4-dihydroxy-2-naphthoyl-CoA synthase: protein MLYPSEELLYAPAAWHDCSGDFVDILYHKSADGIAKITINRPQVRNAFRPQTVKEMIQALDNARHDDGIGVIILTGAGEKAFCSGGDQKVRGDYGGYQDDSGVHHLNVLDFQRQIRTCPKPVVAMVAGYSIGGGHVLHMMCDLTIAAENAIFGQTGPRVGSFDGGWGASYMARIVGQKKAREIWFLCRQYDAQQALDMGLVNTVVPLAELERETVRWCREMLQNSPMALRCLKAALNADCDGQSGLQELAGNATMLFYMTEEGQEGRNAFNEKRQPDFSKFKRNP from the coding sequence ATGCTTTATCCCAGTGAAGAACTGCTTTACGCACCGGCAGCATGGCACGATTGCAGCGGGGATTTTGTCGATATCCTTTATCACAAGTCGGCCGACGGTATCGCCAAAATCACCATCAATCGTCCTCAGGTGCGCAACGCGTTCCGCCCGCAAACGGTAAAAGAGATGATTCAGGCGCTGGACAACGCCCGTCATGACGACGGTATCGGCGTGATCATCCTGACCGGCGCCGGCGAGAAAGCGTTCTGCTCCGGCGGCGACCAGAAAGTGCGCGGCGATTACGGCGGCTACCAAGACGACAGCGGCGTTCATCATCTCAACGTGCTGGATTTCCAGCGTCAAATCCGCACCTGCCCGAAACCGGTGGTGGCGATGGTGGCCGGGTATTCCATCGGCGGCGGCCATGTGCTGCACATGATGTGCGACCTGACTATCGCGGCGGAAAATGCCATTTTCGGCCAGACCGGACCGCGCGTCGGCTCCTTTGACGGCGGCTGGGGCGCCTCGTACATGGCGCGCATCGTCGGCCAGAAAAAAGCCCGCGAAATCTGGTTCCTGTGCCGTCAGTATGACGCTCAGCAGGCGTTGGATATGGGGCTGGTCAACACCGTGGTGCCGTTGGCGGAGCTGGAGCGCGAAACCGTGCGCTGGTGCCGTGAAATGCTGCAAAACAGCCCGATGGCGCTGCGTTGCCTGAAAGCGGCGCTGAATGCCGACTGCGACGGTCAGTCTGGGTTGCAGGAACTGGCCGGCAACGCCACCATGCTGTTCTACATGACGGAGGAAGGGCAGGAAGGCCGCAATGCCTTTAACGAAAAACGCCAGCCCGACTTCAGCAAATTCAAACGGAATCCCTGA
- the menC gene encoding o-succinylbenzoate synthase: MREVILYRYSVPMDAGVVLRNQRLKTRDGLLIRLRDGEREGWGEVAPLPQFSVETLEEASGAVQTQLQAWRLGQEPGECGVPSVDFGVSCALAELSGQLPDDADYRKAPLCNGDPDELFAMLQNLPEPVAKIKVGLYEAVRDGMIVNLLLDALPELRLRLDANRSWTRAKADGFARYVTPAYRSRIAFLEEPCKTRDESRDFARDTGIAIAWDESVREPGFRVEAEPGVAAIIIKPSLTGSLNRCRQLVAQAHQAGLTAVISSSIESSLGLTQLARLARWLTPGVLPGLDTLDLMQAQVVRAWPDSTLPLIAADKLEPIWQA; encoded by the coding sequence ATGCGTGAGGTCATCCTCTATCGTTACAGCGTGCCGATGGACGCCGGGGTGGTGCTGCGTAACCAGCGCCTGAAAACCCGCGACGGGCTGCTTATTCGCCTGCGTGACGGCGAGCGGGAAGGCTGGGGCGAGGTCGCGCCGTTGCCGCAGTTCAGTGTGGAAACGCTGGAGGAGGCGTCCGGCGCGGTACAGACGCAACTGCAAGCCTGGCGGTTAGGACAGGAGCCGGGCGAGTGCGGCGTGCCCTCGGTCGATTTCGGCGTCAGCTGCGCGCTGGCCGAGTTGTCCGGCCAGTTGCCCGACGACGCGGACTATCGTAAAGCGCCGCTGTGCAATGGCGATCCTGATGAGTTATTCGCCATGCTGCAAAACCTGCCCGAGCCGGTGGCGAAGATAAAAGTCGGGCTGTATGAAGCGGTGCGCGACGGCATGATAGTCAACCTGCTGCTGGACGCGCTGCCCGAACTGCGGTTGCGGCTGGATGCCAACCGCAGTTGGACGCGGGCCAAAGCCGACGGATTCGCCCGCTATGTGACGCCGGCCTATCGTTCCCGCATCGCTTTTCTGGAAGAACCCTGCAAAACCCGCGACGAGTCGCGCGATTTCGCCCGCGATACCGGTATTGCCATCGCCTGGGACGAAAGCGTGCGCGAGCCGGGATTCCGGGTTGAAGCGGAGCCGGGCGTGGCCGCCATTATTATCAAACCTTCGCTGACCGGCAGCCTGAACCGCTGTCGTCAACTGGTCGCGCAGGCGCATCAGGCTGGTCTGACGGCGGTAATCAGCTCCAGCATCGAGTCCAGCCTGGGGCTGACGCAACTGGCGCGGCTGGCGCGTTGGCTGACGCCGGGCGTTCTGCCGGGGCTGGATACGTTGGATCTGATGCAGGCGCAGGTGGTGCGCGCCTGGCCTGACAGCACGTTGCCGCTGATTGCGGCGGACAAGCTGGAGCCGATATGGCAAGCCTGA
- the menE gene encoding o-succinylbenzoate--CoA ligase yields MASLTDWPWRSWAASQPMAPALMDDDGIWTWQQLAKHLNQLAAGFARQGVQPGMGVALRGKNSTDMLFCYLALLQCGACLLPLNPQLPDTLLDALLPTLNIEYGLSVDDYSWPQSIIPLSRSASSPDEVLPWEARRLATMTLTSGSSGMPKAAVHTCEAHLASAEGVLALMAFSAGDRWLLSLPLFHVSGQGIVWRWLAAGASLVVRPDQPLDVALRVCTHASLVPTQLWRLLSQNRSPISLRAVLLGGAMIPAELTQQAEARGIRCWCGYGLTELASTVCAKRADGGSGVGLPLAGREIRLEGEEILLRGRCLAAGYWRDGRVSPLTDEQGWFHTRDRGLWDGHEWRILGRLDNQFFSGGEGIQPEDVEAVLLQHPDVTYACVVPVDDPEFGQRPVAVVDVENALPLSQLVAWWQSRLAGFQRPVACYPLPAGLKNGGIKVSRQQVKAWVEQQPR; encoded by the coding sequence ATGGCAAGCCTGACCGACTGGCCCTGGCGAAGCTGGGCCGCGTCTCAGCCGATGGCGCCGGCGCTGATGGACGACGACGGGATCTGGACCTGGCAGCAATTGGCGAAGCATCTTAATCAACTGGCGGCCGGCTTCGCTCGTCAGGGGGTACAGCCTGGCATGGGGGTGGCGCTACGCGGCAAAAACAGTACCGATATGTTGTTTTGTTATCTGGCGCTGTTGCAGTGCGGGGCGTGCCTATTGCCGTTGAATCCCCAACTGCCCGATACACTGCTGGACGCGTTGTTGCCCACGTTGAATATCGAGTATGGGCTGAGCGTGGATGATTATTCATGGCCGCAGAGCATTATTCCTCTGAGCCGGTCGGCGTCATCGCCGGATGAGGTGCTGCCGTGGGAAGCGCGACGGCTGGCGACCATGACGCTGACGTCCGGTTCCAGCGGCATGCCGAAAGCGGCGGTGCATACCTGTGAAGCCCATCTGGCTAGCGCCGAAGGGGTACTGGCGCTGATGGCGTTCAGCGCGGGCGATCGTTGGTTGCTGTCGTTGCCGCTGTTTCACGTATCCGGACAGGGGATTGTCTGGCGCTGGCTGGCCGCCGGGGCATCGCTGGTGGTCAGACCGGATCAACCGTTGGATGTTGCCTTGCGAGTGTGTACTCACGCCTCGCTGGTTCCCACCCAGCTCTGGCGTCTGCTGTCGCAGAACCGATCTCCGATCAGCCTGCGGGCGGTATTGCTGGGCGGCGCGATGATCCCGGCGGAACTGACCCAACAGGCGGAAGCGCGGGGCATCCGTTGCTGGTGCGGCTACGGCCTGACGGAACTGGCGTCCACGGTGTGCGCCAAGCGTGCGGATGGCGGCAGCGGCGTTGGGTTGCCGCTGGCGGGGCGAGAGATACGACTGGAGGGCGAAGAAATTCTGCTGCGCGGCCGCTGTCTGGCGGCGGGATACTGGCGCGACGGCAGGGTGAGCCCGCTTACCGATGAGCAAGGCTGGTTTCATACCCGCGATCGCGGCCTGTGGGATGGGCATGAATGGCGGATTCTGGGGCGGCTGGATAATCAGTTCTTCAGTGGCGGCGAGGGGATTCAGCCGGAAGATGTGGAAGCGGTTTTGCTGCAACATCCGGATGTGACCTATGCCTGCGTGGTGCCGGTGGATGATCCGGAGTTCGGCCAGCGCCCGGTGGCGGTGGTCGACGTGGAAAACGCCTTGCCGCTGTCTCAGTTGGTCGCATGGTGGCAATCCCGTCTGGCGGGATTCCAACGTCCGGTGGCGTGTTACCCACTGCCGGCTGGGTTGAAAAACGGCGGAATCAAGGTATCCCGTCAGCAGGTGAAAGCCTGGGTGGAGCAGCAGCCGCGCTGA
- a CDS encoding YfaZ family outer membrane protein: MKKWVIACAGSLLLATVSAHAISISGEAGRDYTGVSAGFGLGVPGLSGNTGWNHDEKHSNDVYSAGLDYTFALSNASLKVGAKGLYLNQNHFKDGYGVALGGGLQVPVTSSISLYGEGYYSPDAFSSHVDHYVEARGGVRWQPFRPLSLDVGYRYINMASGEDNNDNRVADTAYVGVGLNF, from the coding sequence ATGAAAAAGTGGGTTATTGCTTGTGCGGGCAGTTTGCTGCTGGCGACTGTTTCCGCTCATGCCATCAGTATTTCCGGGGAAGCGGGTCGTGACTATACGGGCGTCAGCGCCGGTTTCGGTCTGGGCGTGCCCGGTCTTTCCGGCAATACAGGCTGGAACCATGATGAAAAACACAGCAATGACGTCTACAGCGCCGGTCTGGATTACACCTTCGCGCTGAGCAACGCGTCGCTCAAAGTGGGAGCCAAAGGGCTTTACCTGAATCAGAACCATTTTAAAGATGGCTATGGCGTCGCGCTGGGCGGCGGCTTGCAGGTGCCGGTGACCAGTTCCATTTCCCTGTACGGCGAAGGCTATTACTCGCCGGATGCGTTCTCCAGCCATGTGGACCACTATGTGGAAGCCCGTGGCGGCGTGCGCTGGCAGCCGTTCCGTCCGTTGTCGCTGGACGTCGGGTATCGCTATATCAACATGGCGTCCGGCGAAGACAACAACGATAACCGCGTGGCGGATACCGCTTACGTTGGCGTGGGATTGAATTTCTGA
- a CDS encoding nicotinamide mononucleotide deamidase-related protein YfaY codes for MLRVEMLCTGDEVLHGQIVDTNAAWLADYLFSQGVPMTSRMTVGDKLEELVAALTERSQIADVLIVNGGLGPTSDDLSSLAAATAAGETLVEHADWLARMEAFFTERGRVMADSNRKQAQLPASAELVDNPVGTACGFAMQLNQCLMFFTPGVPSEFKVMVEQQILPRLRQRFAVAEPPLCLRLTTFGRSESDLASQLDSLLLPPEVVLGYRSSMPIIELKLTGPAARRAEMEAVWQTVRDVAGENAIFEGTDGLPAQLARRLTERGLGLTVAEDFTAGLLNWQLREADVPLSGGELRVESEALTLAAVAGATQTLAQRHQTKLALYVGRSDDGVLMLALHTPEATFAQTIQVNVRRYSRKTHQDVVAMLAMNMLRRWLNGWSVYGGHGWISVLETL; via the coding sequence ATGCTTAGGGTTGAGATGTTATGTACCGGCGATGAAGTACTGCACGGCCAAATTGTGGATACCAACGCCGCCTGGCTGGCGGATTACCTGTTTTCACAGGGCGTGCCGATGACCAGCCGTATGACGGTGGGCGATAAGCTGGAAGAACTGGTGGCCGCGTTGACCGAGCGCAGCCAGATTGCCGATGTGCTGATCGTCAATGGCGGGCTGGGGCCGACCAGCGATGATCTCAGCTCGCTGGCAGCGGCCACGGCAGCCGGCGAAACGCTGGTCGAGCATGCCGACTGGCTCGCCCGTATGGAAGCCTTCTTCACCGAGCGTGGCCGGGTTATGGCCGACAGCAACCGCAAACAGGCGCAACTGCCCGCCAGCGCTGAATTGGTGGATAACCCGGTCGGCACCGCCTGCGGTTTTGCGATGCAACTGAACCAGTGCCTGATGTTTTTCACCCCTGGTGTGCCGTCTGAATTCAAAGTGATGGTGGAGCAGCAGATTCTACCGCGCCTACGCCAGCGTTTTGCCGTTGCTGAACCGCCGCTGTGCCTGCGGCTGACCACCTTCGGCCGTTCCGAAAGCGATCTCGCCAGCCAGCTCGACAGCCTGCTGCTGCCGCCGGAGGTGGTGCTGGGGTATCGCTCCTCGATGCCGATTATCGAACTGAAGCTGACCGGCCCGGCCGCCCGGCGTGCGGAGATGGAAGCCGTGTGGCAAACGGTGCGCGACGTTGCCGGCGAAAATGCGATTTTCGAAGGCACCGACGGGTTGCCGGCGCAGCTGGCGCGCCGCCTTACCGAACGCGGGCTGGGTCTGACGGTGGCGGAAGACTTCACTGCCGGCCTGCTCAACTGGCAACTGCGTGAGGCGGATGTGCCGCTGTCCGGCGGCGAATTGCGGGTGGAAAGCGAGGCGCTGACGCTGGCGGCCGTCGCCGGGGCGACCCAAACGCTGGCGCAGCGTCACCAAACGAAACTGGCACTGTACGTTGGCCGTTCTGATGATGGTGTTCTGATGCTGGCGTTGCACACCCCCGAAGCAACATTTGCCCAGACGATTCAGGTGAATGTGCGGCGTTATAGTCGTAAAACCCATCAGGATGTGGTGGCGATGCTGGCGATGAACATGTTGCGCCGCTGGCTTAATGGCTGGTCGGTGTATGGCGGTCATGGCTGGATCAGCGTGCTGGAGACGTTGTAA
- a CDS encoding GNAT family N-acetyltransferase: MVDTQSESNGVVVYAYQADTTYPGSKSFDCGNTVINSFVRSSLKKSVRDGNCAAKVLVKDETKELLGFCTFAAYSLEKSKLAGVVSGSLPHELGVVRLIMLGVATKEQNKGYGQELLLEFFKQVKTIHESLPVKGVYLDADPAAIDFYIRLGFVQLNEPPNAFGAVPMFLAIQHILAA; encoded by the coding sequence ATGGTAGATACTCAAAGTGAAAGTAATGGTGTAGTGGTATACGCGTATCAGGCAGATACCACATACCCTGGGAGTAAGAGTTTCGATTGCGGAAATACCGTAATCAACTCTTTTGTGCGTAGCTCCCTCAAGAAAAGCGTCAGAGATGGGAATTGTGCAGCTAAAGTATTGGTTAAAGATGAAACAAAAGAGCTGTTGGGTTTCTGTACTTTTGCTGCTTACTCTCTTGAAAAAAGTAAGTTGGCGGGGGTGGTTTCAGGTTCATTGCCTCACGAATTAGGGGTTGTTCGGCTAATTATGCTGGGGGTAGCCACGAAAGAACAGAATAAAGGCTATGGACAAGAACTGCTTTTAGAATTCTTTAAACAGGTTAAAACCATCCACGAATCGCTACCTGTTAAAGGCGTGTATTTGGATGCGGATCCGGCAGCAATTGACTTCTATATCCGGTTAGGTTTCGTTCAACTTAATGAACCACCGAATGCTTTTGGTGCGGTGCCCATGTTTTTGGCCATTCAACATATCCTTGCTGCGTAG
- a CDS encoding type II toxin-antitoxin system TacA family antitoxin produces the protein MSNVSVFPNDIRVTKNARVELKTSPDLKDVLREAATAAGLDLSAFILNAALERAESVLDNQRRRQLSAASWQQLNQLLSEPAAPTLALQALMRRKKQDGRYSK, from the coding sequence ATGTCTAATGTATCAGTGTTTCCCAATGATATTCGCGTCACGAAGAACGCGCGGGTGGAGTTAAAAACTAGCCCTGACCTTAAAGATGTGCTTCGTGAAGCAGCTACGGCTGCAGGTTTAGATTTGAGTGCGTTTATTCTTAATGCCGCCCTGGAGCGAGCAGAAAGCGTCCTGGATAACCAGCGGCGCCGACAGCTTTCAGCAGCAAGCTGGCAACAATTAAACCAACTCTTGTCTGAACCTGCTGCACCGACGCTGGCTTTACAGGCGTTAATGCGGAGGAAGAAACAAGATGGTAGATACTCAAAGTGA
- a CDS encoding co-chaperone YbbN → MLEQHANVIDINETNLHQVLEQSMSAPVLFYFWSERSPHCQQLEPVLNKLAAEYAGQFILAKVDCDAEQRVAAQFGLRAIPTVYLFKDGQPVDGFQGPQPEEVIRDLLQRVLPKAEDLKLAQAQQLIQENQLKEAAVLLKDAWQLDAKRSDIALLLADVQIQLNRTDDAQTVLDTIPLQDQDTRYHGLVAQIELMKQAADTPEIQQLQQQLATSPDNEELAVQLSLQLHQVGRNEEALELLMGMLKKDLTAAGGNARKTLMDIMAALGTGDALAAHYRRQLYSLLY, encoded by the coding sequence ATGTTAGAACAACACGCCAACGTGATTGATATCAACGAGACCAACCTGCATCAGGTGCTGGAACAGTCCATGAGCGCCCCGGTGCTGTTCTATTTCTGGTCCGAACGCAGCCCCCATTGCCAGCAACTAGAGCCGGTGCTGAACAAACTGGCGGCAGAATACGCCGGTCAGTTTATTCTGGCCAAAGTGGATTGCGACGCCGAACAGCGTGTGGCGGCCCAGTTCGGCCTGCGCGCCATCCCGACGGTTTATCTGTTCAAGGACGGCCAGCCGGTGGACGGTTTTCAGGGGCCGCAGCCGGAAGAGGTCATCCGCGACCTGCTGCAACGCGTGCTGCCTAAAGCCGAAGACCTGAAGCTGGCGCAGGCTCAGCAACTGATTCAGGAAAACCAGTTAAAAGAAGCCGCCGTGCTGCTGAAAGACGCCTGGCAACTGGACGCCAAACGCAGCGACATCGCACTGCTGCTGGCGGACGTGCAAATCCAGCTCAACCGCACCGATGACGCGCAAACCGTGCTGGATACCATTCCGCTACAGGATCAGGATACCCGTTACCACGGGCTGGTGGCGCAAATCGAACTGATGAAACAGGCGGCGGATACGCCGGAAATCCAGCAATTGCAGCAGCAACTGGCGACCTCGCCGGATAATGAAGAGCTGGCGGTGCAGCTCAGCCTGCAACTGCATCAGGTAGGGCGCAACGAAGAAGCGCTGGAACTGCTGATGGGGATGCTGAAGAAAGATCTGACCGCTGCCGGCGGCAACGCCCGCAAAACGCTGATGGATATCATGGCCGCGCTCGGCACCGGCGACGCGCTGGCAGCACATTATCGCCGCCAGCTGTATTCGCTGCTGTACTGA
- a CDS encoding SDR family oxidoreductase, translated as MQKAVLITGCSSGIGLIAAQCLQQRGYRVLAACRRHQDVARMNSLGFEGIDLDLDSSASVRQAANIVITLTGNRLYGLFNNAGYGLYGPLNTISRQQLEQQFSSNLFGTHQLTQLLLPAMLPHGEGRIIQTSSVMGLISTPGRGAYAASKYALEAWSDALRMELHGSGLHVSLIEPGPISTNFTDNVDQTQQDKPVTNPGIASRFTLPPQAVLPKLIHALESPRPKLRYPVTLLAHGITVLRRLLPGCVLDHLLRTKS; from the coding sequence ATGCAAAAAGCGGTTTTGATTACTGGTTGCTCCAGCGGCATTGGCCTGATTGCCGCTCAATGTTTGCAACAACGCGGCTATCGCGTACTGGCAGCCTGCCGCCGTCATCAGGATGTGGCGCGCATGAACTCGCTGGGCTTTGAGGGGATCGACCTGGATCTCGACAGCAGCGCCAGCGTCAGGCAGGCCGCCAATATTGTGATTACCCTAACCGGCAACCGGCTCTACGGCCTGTTCAACAACGCCGGTTACGGCCTGTACGGGCCACTCAACACCATTTCCCGTCAGCAACTGGAACAACAGTTTTCCAGCAACCTGTTCGGCACTCACCAGTTGACCCAACTGTTGCTGCCCGCCATGTTGCCGCACGGCGAAGGGCGAATTATCCAGACCAGCTCGGTGATGGGGCTGATTTCCACCCCGGGGCGCGGCGCTTACGCCGCCAGCAAATACGCGCTGGAAGCCTGGTCCGACGCATTGCGTATGGAACTGCACGGCAGCGGTTTGCACGTATCGCTGATCGAACCCGGCCCGATCAGCACCAATTTCACCGACAATGTCGATCAAACGCAGCAGGATAAGCCCGTCACCAATCCCGGCATCGCCAGCCGCTTTACCCTGCCGCCGCAAGCGGTGCTACCCAAACTGATTCACGCGCTGGAAAGCCCGCGCCCGAAACTGCGCTACCCGGTGACGCTGCTCGCCCACGGCATCACCGTACTGCGCCGGTTGCTACCGGGTTGCGTGCTTGATCACCTGTTGCGGACAAAATCCTGA
- the tesA gene encoding multifunctional acyl-CoA thioesterase I/protease I/lysophospholipase L1, whose product MMNFKNVFRWHIIVLLFWGLFSLRAFAADTLLVLGDSLSAGYRMAANQAWPSLLDATWQSRSPAPKVRVVNASISGDTATQGVARLSTLLQQHQPRWVLIELGGNDGLRGFPPQNLERDLSSVITQVKAAHAQPLLMQIRLPANYGRRYTESFSAVYPRLAKTFDIPLLPFFMEQVYLKPEWMQDDGIHPNRDAQPFIAGWMAKQLDPVINQH is encoded by the coding sequence ATGATGAACTTCAAGAATGTTTTTCGCTGGCATATCATTGTCCTTCTATTTTGGGGCCTGTTCAGCCTACGCGCCTTCGCGGCGGATACGTTACTGGTACTGGGCGACAGCCTAAGCGCCGGCTATCGTATGGCGGCGAATCAGGCCTGGCCCTCGCTGCTGGATGCGACCTGGCAGTCCCGCTCCCCCGCGCCCAAGGTCCGGGTGGTGAACGCCAGCATCAGCGGCGACACGGCAACGCAGGGGGTGGCGCGTCTGTCCACATTGCTGCAACAGCACCAACCGCGCTGGGTGTTGATCGAGCTGGGCGGCAATGACGGCCTGCGTGGTTTTCCCCCGCAGAACCTGGAGCGGGATCTCTCCAGCGTCATTACTCAGGTCAAAGCGGCCCACGCCCAACCGTTATTGATGCAAATCCGCTTGCCGGCCAACTACGGGCGGCGCTATACCGAATCGTTCAGCGCCGTTTATCCGCGCCTCGCCAAAACGTTTGATATTCCGCTGCTGCCGTTTTTCATGGAGCAGGTTTATCTCAAACCGGAATGGATGCAGGATGATGGCATCCATCCCAACCGCGATGCCCAGCCGTTTATCGCCGGATGGATGGCAAAACAGCTCGACCCGGTTATTAACCAGCACTAA
- the ybbA gene encoding putative ABC transporter ATP-binding protein YbbA — MPAKNILEVHHLSKHVGQGEHQLSILTGVELVVKPAQTIALVGESGSGKSTLLGILAGLDDGSSGQVSLLGQQLDRLDEEGRAALRAQDVGFVFQSFMLVPTLTALENVQLPALLRGESDRQSRQQAEQLLQQLGLGARLQHLPAQLSGGEQQRVALARAFSGRPRVLFADEPTGNLDRQTGERIANLLFSLNRDFATTLILVTHDEQLAARCERRLRLRDGKLWEDA, encoded by the coding sequence ATGCCAGCGAAAAACATTCTTGAAGTTCATCATCTTAGTAAGCACGTTGGTCAGGGGGAACATCAGCTCTCCATCCTCACCGGAGTTGAGCTGGTTGTCAAACCTGCGCAGACCATTGCGCTGGTAGGCGAATCCGGTTCGGGAAAGTCCACCCTGCTGGGGATTCTGGCCGGTCTGGATGACGGCAGCAGCGGACAGGTGTCGCTGCTTGGTCAGCAACTGGACAGGCTGGACGAGGAAGGGCGGGCGGCGCTGCGGGCGCAGGACGTGGGGTTCGTGTTCCAGTCCTTTATGCTGGTGCCGACGTTGACCGCGCTGGAGAACGTGCAGTTACCGGCGTTGCTGCGCGGTGAAAGCGATCGTCAGAGCCGTCAGCAGGCGGAACAACTGTTGCAGCAGCTCGGTTTGGGCGCGCGATTGCAGCATCTGCCCGCGCAGCTTTCCGGCGGCGAGCAGCAGCGTGTGGCGCTGGCGCGCGCATTTAGCGGCCGGCCGCGGGTACTGTTCGCCGACGAGCCGACCGGCAATCTGGACCGCCAGACCGGCGAGCGTATCGCCAATCTGCTGTTTTCGCTCAACCGTGACTTTGCCACTACCCTGATTCTGGTGACGCATGACGAGCAACTGGCGGCGCGTTGTGAACGTCGCCTGCGGCTGCGCGACGGCAAGCTGTGGGAGGACGCATGA